The genomic stretch AGAGAGTGCTGTATGTAGAACTGGTAAGAGAGGGGCATATGGGTGTTGGtgtctgtgtggcatgccattGTTTTATCCGCGCCACAACCCCGCCACTCacgtctcggtctcggtctggtCTCCGGACTCTGTGCCACCTGTCTCGTCAGCTATGCATCGCTGCAGTTGTTCACCTCGACGTGTGGCATTATTAACGCTCCACCATGCCACAACACAAAAAGAACTGAAACAATAACCTACAATGAGAGCAAGAAATAAAAGCGCAGCTTGAGAGCTCGAAGCTTTAGATACCCTACAATTTAGTCGAGACATTACTACCCCCTGTATCTTTTGGTTGTATTCTTTTTAGGAACCTCAAATTTTATCGACAAAAAccattttaatcaaatttcttagaaatatttcaaaaacaTATATAACTATAAAAGGTTTCAAAAAAATTTCAAACTATGGCAATCAACTTTTGgctttataataatttttttcgaATTATACTTTCCTCTTCAGCTATTCCTATAATATGCTATGTGGAGGAAAAAGTATATTCTGTTATAagagttttttttaattgttatgatatttttttactgaaatatttattaaaagaCTAATCGGAAAAGTCATTGAAAACAGTTTGCGGAATTTTTCTAGTacttttgtgggttttttttagCAGTTTTTATACTGAATGGTCTTCGAGGAGTTTTGGGCAATTATTCCAATATTTTTGAGTATTTCctgtttattattttggctattatttcttgtattttatttgaatattaatCAGCACATATCTAGCCCTCTATATAGTCTCTGTGGTGCCGAACATCTTGTCGTATGGCCAGGGTATACGCACACAAACAACCACCATTTGTATTGGTGCCATTGGGGCTGGCACCGGTTGGGGGTTAACCAAATTAAAGTCGCCTCTCGTTGAATTCTCGCTTTTTCACAGTTTGTGCAACATTTCTCCGAtagtttgttgtttttttaaattaagttGTCAAGGTGGTAATCACTGCCGCACGACTGacaccaccagcagcggcagcattgCGCGGAAATGAAATTATCTGACAGTTGTTTTCCCCTCTtcatgttgttggtgttgttgcagttggtGTCACTGTAGCGCTTCTGTCAGCGCAaccataattaaaaaaaaagaatgaaacaaaggaaaaataaaaGGACAAAAGGGACAGCCGAGACGTGTAAACTATGGAATGACGTCCTTTGGGTCGTCCTGTAAGGGTTGTATGTTTGCATGTGTTTGCATATGTACTGGGGAAATCAGTGGCGAGAGAAGAAGAATGCCCATGCCCCTTGTGGCATCGAATGGCGGAATCACTTTACATTGTAtagcatacgagtatataaatatatatgttaaCATTTGCGGGGATATTACTATTAGGTATTAATAATAATCTACATAAAAATATCTTATTCTTCAATAAGTTCTGAATAATATTCAGCTTATCTCTGTTCACTAGAACTACAGACATATTTATTCCCTTAATAGCCCATAAATTCCTCCAAGAAACCAAAGCCCCCCTCCACATTCCCTGGCGTTTATGATTAAATAGTTTATAGGCTTTTAATTTCCCTATTAACCAATACTGCGGAATGTCAAGGCCAGTATTGAGCCCTGCCTTGAGTCCTTAAATTCCCATTAAAGCTTGATCCCTGGCGGGAGTCAAAGGGTAAGAGGCGACAATTCCAACAAACTTAATCACAAAAATAGCACCCTTTCGACTGTCGTCCCATGTGTCCCTGAACGCCGTCACAGCTCACCGCCCCGCCTCCCCCCAGacggaatgaatgaatgaaaacaTCAAAGTCCCCTAAGCCGCTTAGCTAACCCCAAATCCCATCTGCGTGTGCGGGACCATGTGACCGGTTCCGAGAGTTCTGGTCCAACttttaaaaaaccaaaaaaaaaaaaaaacatagttTCGCAACGAATCCACGTTGCCTGCCTTCCCTGCCGGTCCAAGGGATATGCCACACGGCCACGTGAATTTTGCGCTCTTCAGCGGAAAGTTATTTATATCAAGGACAGGGTTAGAGGCTGTGCGAAATATTCAGGATATTTTTGAATACCTCAATCCAACACGGTTATGCAATTGCAGGGGAACGTAATCCACCTTTGATTGcattgtttaaaaataaacaaaaatcaatggtTTCTTTGGAAGACTTTTAGAGAGCCAACAACAATTACCAATTATATACGTTATACGTCTTTAGAAGGAAGGGTAATGACAAATGTCCTTTGAAATGCTAATGCTTAAATAGTTTAAAGTTAaacattaatatttatatatgactcctacaaatttaatatattaggtaaaataaaatcaaataaaaaataaattattccCAAAGCACCTCAAATTGTATCTATCGTTAAATCGATAGGCAGATAAAAATACTCGATTAATGAACATATTTACAAATACAATTTATCTTCAGCATAATCGTTGAAGCGAAGCTCTTAGATTGTGCAAAAAAGGtggatacaaaataaaaaaaaaataaaacaatacaaaaagaCATTTAGCATTGAAAAATACTTTTGACTAGAGGGAACACATCAGGCGCTTAGAGAGTGTCCTCGGACGGGACTTCCAGGTTGAGGCAGTTTATCCAGAAACGGTCAATGGTGTTGTACAAATGGGGCAGCGCATTACCAATGCTGTGGTTCTCATCGGTATAGGTCTTTCGGAGAGTTTTCGAAATCACATATATTTtccaaagaaacaaaaaatgtagGACCACTTACCTGCTCTTCGAACTGAATATCTGCTCGTTGGAGCAATTTGGCCAGCAACAGGGAATGCTGGTAGTGGACATTATCGTCTCCCGATCCATGAATCAATAGGAAGTCATGGGTATTGAAGTTTTCCAAGTTCTGGAAGGCACTGCTCTCATTATATCTGTTATTCACATCCGTTGGCAGACCCATATAACGCTCCGTATATATTGTATCTGCAAGGAAATCAAATTAGAACACGTTTTAATCTGAAAAAAGAATCTACAAACCGTAATACAACCAGGAGGTTACAGGCGCCACCGACACGCCGCACTGGAAGATGCGTTTGTCATCCTTTTCGATGGTTTTAGCTGTCATATAACCGCCATACGACCATCCCCAAATGCCACAACGTTCGGCATCCACATAGGGTAGATTCCGTTGCATCCACTCGGTGACATGCAGCTGATCCTCCACCTCGTGATCCCCCAGATCGTTGTTGACCGAAAAGAGCAGATCCTTGCCCTTGTTGCCCGTACCCCTGCCATCGATGTACGCATAGATCGTATTCCTGGCGGTGGTCACAAATGCCTCGTAGCCCACCAAAAATCCATTGGTGACACGCACAGAATTCGGACCCTGATAGACCACCACAATCAGTGGATACTTCTTTGACTCATCAAAGTGGGGGGGCAGCGCGAGCTTGGCGTATCCAATGCTGCCATCTGCCAAAGTCACATTCAAGAATTTATAACTCGGACGCTGTTTCTCCGCCAGTTTGGCGCGATACGCTGTATTCAGTTCCCAGTCGGTTACCAGCGtgtttgtggttgcctcaaaGATTCGGGTATACGAGGGATTGGGACCGCTGCAGGAGAGTGTGTAGTAGGCGAAGGACTTGCTGAAGGTAGCGCTGGCCGAGAGACATTCCTGGCCATCCACATCTATCTGATTGCAGCTCAGACAATCGTCGTTGCTGTAGACATGATAAACGGAGGGATCACTCGCCTTTGTGGCCTGGTAGTATCTAAAATAGAGATAAAACAGGGGTTATATATATCTCAGGCTTATTATTGCCACTTCTACTCACAATTTATCATTCACTTCATCGTATCCGTAGACGTTGAGGACCGTAAAGTTTCCTCTCGATTGCCAGCTGTTGACTCCCGTCTCCAGATTCAAATTCCACACCTGATACCAATTGCCGATGTAGTAGGCGAAGATGCAGCTCTGTCCACTGCCCAGGCACTTGGGTGTGCTAATGTCCACCCATCCTTGAGGCTCCTCCAGACGTGTCACCTCCACGCAGACACCCAAATGGCTGCAGCTCTGAATGGAGGACAGGTTCTGGCGACGGTTCATCCAGGTGATGAGCAAATGCGTGTTGTTGGACCACACAACATTCTGCAGAATGTGATCGCTGCTCACAACATCAATGGGGGCCACAATACGTTGCATTGTGGGATCATTGTCGGTGACATCGTACACCCGAAGGCTCACAACGGGGTTCTTGGTGCCAGT from Drosophila pseudoobscura strain MV-25-SWS-2005 chromosome 4, UCI_Dpse_MV25, whole genome shotgun sequence encodes the following:
- the LOC4818020 gene encoding venom dipeptidyl peptidase 4 isoform X2, giving the protein MRVEKNVFVLLLLWIVDIYPVSAAVPQRTKSPWKLIEALQKVPLKKFNGKWKTDEEFYYTANDRSIHKFNAATKTDVIFQNSSFLNNYVGATFTLSTDNTKILIRHNLTEKFRHSYIAQYDVYDIETNTSVQIHKGEKLQYCGWSPLRDRLAYVYLNNVYIHFNENLEIGITDDGVDGIVYNGVPDWVYEEEVLSSGSAIWWSPDGTKLAVGFFNDTEVETFNYFLYGDGDTAFYQYPQEEHLKYPKTGTKNPVVSLRVYDVTDNDPTMQRIVAPIDVVSSDHILQNVVWSNNTHLLITWMNRRQNLSSIQSCSHLGVCVEVTRLEEPQGWVDISTPKCLGSGQSCIFAYYIGNWYQVWNLNLETGVNSWQSRGNFTVLNVYGYDEVNDKLYYQATKASDPSVYHVYSNDDCLSCNQIDVDGQECLSASATFSKSFAYYTLSCSGPNPSYTRIFEATTNTLVTDWELNTAYRAKLAEKQRPSYKFLNVTLADGSIGYAKLALPPHFDESKKYPLIVVVYQGPNSVRVTNGFLVGYEAFVTTARNTIYAYIDGRGTGNKGKDLLFSVNNDLGDHEVEDQLHVTEWMQRNLPYVDAERCGIWGWSYGGYMTAKTIEKDDKRIFQCGVSVAPVTSWLYYDTIYTERYMGLPTDVNNRYNESSAFQNLENFNTHDFLLIHGSGDDNVHYQHSLLLAKLLQRADIQFEEQTYTDENHSIGNALPHLYNTIDRFWINCLNLEVPSEDTL
- the LOC4818020 gene encoding venom dipeptidyl peptidase 4 isoform X1, with the translated sequence MHVKLQLTGVVLLLLLCLSVSQGAVINRREESSANQTIWDLTEALSGTAGLLGFNGTWITDEEFYYTANDRSIHKFNAATKTDVIFQNSSFLNNYVGATFTLSTDNTKILIRHNLTEKFRHSYIAQYDVYDIETNTSVQIHKGEKLQYCGWSPLRDRLAYVYLNNVYIHFNENLEIGITDDGVDGIVYNGVPDWVYEEEVLSSGSAIWWSPDGTKLAVGFFNDTEVETFNYFLYGDGDTAFYQYPQEEHLKYPKTGTKNPVVSLRVYDVTDNDPTMQRIVAPIDVVSSDHILQNVVWSNNTHLLITWMNRRQNLSSIQSCSHLGVCVEVTRLEEPQGWVDISTPKCLGSGQSCIFAYYIGNWYQVWNLNLETGVNSWQSRGNFTVLNVYGYDEVNDKLYYQATKASDPSVYHVYSNDDCLSCNQIDVDGQECLSASATFSKSFAYYTLSCSGPNPSYTRIFEATTNTLVTDWELNTAYRAKLAEKQRPSYKFLNVTLADGSIGYAKLALPPHFDESKKYPLIVVVYQGPNSVRVTNGFLVGYEAFVTTARNTIYAYIDGRGTGNKGKDLLFSVNNDLGDHEVEDQLHVTEWMQRNLPYVDAERCGIWGWSYGGYMTAKTIEKDDKRIFQCGVSVAPVTSWLYYDTIYTERYMGLPTDVNNRYNESSAFQNLENFNTHDFLLIHGSGDDNVHYQHSLLLAKLLQRADIQFEEQTYTDENHSIGNALPHLYNTIDRFWINCLNLEVPSEDTL